From Dreissena polymorpha isolate Duluth1 chromosome 15, UMN_Dpol_1.0, whole genome shotgun sequence, a single genomic window includes:
- the LOC127860809 gene encoding uncharacterized protein LOC127860809 gives MASSEGKIMETVQEEGGQDITEEDRKLLEAFKKLDVKPEIENTEDLIKFMSTYRCREKAEDRYRSADTLRYVEDRRHFEDRRHFEDRRTFEERRYGDDRTFNSSSYPRISTFGGVSGKGEASWESFKFEVQSLMADRIFREEQILFGIRKAAKEDVADILRRLGTKVTVNEVMWKLESTYGNVETKETILRKFYNCSQQPAESIASFTSKLEDLYDKAVSLGGIKKDDNIIKGVLYQGLKKELRQQAAYKFETEHDYDAFKIYLRKMESEDREEKRETTKPANPAVNTTAPELTEVLSQLKRLNERIDRLEREKVTGQSENQYTPFISRVAGSERSTPETKKDPQLVGDVNEVNLNINNNTTTALLDTGSCKITIGPNQTKHIPVTAYRKLPYSECNALISEIGDSSLPDFIDIGPALVNYDFKKNEYVVELSNVTYNTVTIAPRAIIAELQPVDIEDDTTRRHLKEEEDLKRRQEALIESLDIDKDNILTPEQREQLKTLLQKHKDLFSTSDTDIGTCTKTKHRINLHDETPFKTRHRRIPPNMVEEVRAHLEQLLSCGIITPSKSPWASPVVLVRKKNGTLRMCIDFRNLNAKTIKDSYALPRIEDVFDCLQGAIRFIQDFSKITRPLNDLLPPTKAKKGQKKPLKEWKWTDTEEDIFTNLKEFLSTPPVLAYPDFNLPFEVHTDASAKLDATGQRWASDLGNYNFDIIYRAGRNNTDADALSRYPHHKIIDQQQHENIKIDNSTVKTICKYITPALIDTLPALSLNIIEATETPMQPIAQLELREIRKAQRQDQLIEKWRIATIDKTLPQFNTLPGDIIMKKNFENFIIKRGILYRNLHENEEIIEQLVIPNCYKREILEGFHDDCGHPGRDRTLRLLRERYFWPGITTDVEKHVTGCNRCLRRKTTVNTRAPMINVNTTYPLELVCFDFLSVEPSKGHSNILVITDHYTKFAMAIPTKNQTAKTTAEAFYNNFVVQYGIPTTLHSDQGANFESQIIKELCKLTNTKKTHTSIYHPQGNGTPERFNRTLLGMLGTLENDQKKHWTDYIKHLVFCYNCTPHESTRVSPFELMFGRKAKLPMDTKFEQVTSEFKTKETKDYIEHLKMRMKRTRDIVEQYVENAKGKQKKYYDMKARAARVQVGDKVLVKILSHTEGKHKLVDKFEEEVFTVLEQVNDHIPVYRVRSESGKEKTLHRNHLRLLVNQDEAEEFRDNQETTSGNSIPVDVAEEEVEELSDKKTMDASKEVEKMEDDDEDESDAGDLVYFSRGGDAHILADDIDMSREESRTENIDMSTEESRIEDRDDISSEVPGEQRNEDREELIQAEDRVDDVVEDVPESTAGNEEENNEEEMPENVPHQVDLSQEADITEEPDITEYPIQDQDNNNQEEIEVPIEMDEAQPIRTETSTSDTRAPTPKPRQSVRERRPPDRYKDYQMNACVVPRPQDARFEALNKLIVSGVLNQLDSKTAGRMVSSIFQ, from the exons ATGGCATCAAGTGAAGGGAAGATTATGGAGACTGTTCAAGAAGAAGGAGGTCAGGATATTACAGAGGAAGATAGGAAATTGCTTGAAGCATTTAAGAAGCTTGATGTTAAGCCTGAAATTGAAAATACAGAAGACTTAATCAAATTTATGTCCACATATAGATGTCGGGAAAAGGCTGAAGATAGGTATAGGTCAGCTGATACTTTAAGATATGTTGAGGACAGAAGACACTTTGAAGACAGAAGACACTTTGAAGACAGAAGAACCTTTGAGGAAAGAAGATATGGGGATGACAGAACCTTCAATAGTAGTAGCTACCCCAGGATATCAACCTTTGGAGGGGTTAGTGGAAAAGGAGAAGCCAGTTGGGAGAGTTTCAAGTTTGAAGTTCAGTCTTTGATGGCTGATAGGATATTCAGAGAAGAGCAAATATTATTTGGAATAAGAAAGGCTGCCAAAGAAGATGTGGCTGACATATTAAGACGACTAGGAACAAAGGTTACAGTGAATGAAGTTATGTGGAAGCTGGAGAGTACatatggaaatgttgaaacgaaGGAAACTATTCTAAGAAAGTTTTACAATTGTTCCCAGCAACCTGCAGAGTCCATTGCATCATTTACTTCTAAGCTTGAAGACTTGTACGACAAGGCAGTTTCTTTGGGGGGTATTAAGAAGGATGACAATATAATTAAAGGGGTCTTATACCAAGGATTGAAGAAGGAACTCAGGCAGCAGGCAGCTTACAAGTTTGAAACAGAACATGATTATGACGCCTTTAAAATCTATCTAAGAAAGATGGAGTCTGAAGATAGAGAGGAGAAAAGAGAGACAACAAAGCCAGCCAACCCTGCGGTAAATACAACAGCACCAGAATTGACTGAAGTCCTGTCACAACTCAAAAGGTTGAATGAAAGAATCGATAGATTAGAAAGAGAGAAAGTAACAGGTCAGTCAGAGAACCAGTACACACCAtttatcagcagag TCGCCGGGTCGGAGAGGAGCACACCAGAGACTAAGAAAGACCCTCAACTAGTTGGAGATGTGAATGAAGTCAACCTGAATATTAACAACAATACAACCACAGCTCTTTTGGACACTGGATCATGC AAGATTACCATAGGACCAAATCAAACCAAACATATACCAGTGACAGCTTATAGAAAACTACCATACAGTGAATGTAATGCATTGATATCAGAGATAGGAGATTCATCACTTCCTGACTTCATTGACATCGGACCAGCTCTCGTGAATTATGACTTTAAGAAGAATGAGTATGTAGTGGAGTTATCTAACGTCACCTATAATACAGTTACAATAGCACCCAGAGCCATCATTGCAGAGCTACAGCCAGTTGACATTGAAGATGATACAACAAGGAGACACCTGAAGGAAGAGGAAGATTTGAAGAGAAGACAAGAGGCATTGATAGAAAGCTTGGACATCGACaaagacaacattttaacaccTGAACAAAGAGAACAATTAAAAACACTTCTTCAAAAACACAAGGATTTATTTTCAACTTCTGACACAGATATAGGAACGTGTACGAAAACCAAACATAGAATAAATCTACATGACGAAACGCCATTTAAAACGAGACATCGCAGGATACCACCTAACATGGTTGAAGAGGTTAGAGCACATCTGGAACAGTTACTTTCATGCGGTATAATAACACCATCCAAATCTCCATGGGCATCACCAGTAGTTCTTGTTAGGAAGAAGAATGGAACACTCAGAATGTGTATAGACTTTAGAAATCTTAATGCCAAGACTATTAAAGACTCCTATGCCCTTCCCAGAATAGAAGACGTTTTTGATTGTTTACAGGGGGCGAT AAGATTTATTCAAGACTTTAGCAAAATTACGAGACCGTTGAATGATCTGTTACCACCAACCAAAGCAAAGAAGGGACAGAAGAAACCACTGAAGGAATGGAAATGGACAGACACTGAAGAAGATATATTTactaatctgaaagaatttctgTCTACACCTCCAGTTCTGGCATATCCAGATTTCAACTTACCGTTTGAAGTACACACGGATGCATCAG CGAAATTAGACGCAACAGGGCAAAGGTGGGCATCAGATTTGGGCAATTACAACTTTGACATCATATACAGGGCAGGCAGAAACAACACAGATGCAGATGCACTCAGCAGATATCCTCACCACAAAATCATAgaccaacaacaacatgaaaacatcaaaataGACAACAGCACAGTGAAAACAATTTGCAAGTACATAACACCAGCACTCATTGACACACTACCAGCATTGTCACTCAACATCATAGAAGCTACAGAAACACCAATGCAACCTATAGCACAGCTTGAATTAAGAGAAATTAGGAAAGCACAGAGACAAGATCAATTAATTGAAAAGTGGAGAATAGCAACTATAGACAAGACCCTACCCCAATTTAATACTCTACCTGGAGATATCATAATGAAAAAGAACTTTGAAAACTTTATCATAAAGAGAGGCATTCTGTACAGGAATTTACATGAGAATGAAGAGATTATTGAACAACTCGTTATACCAAACTGCTATAAGAGAGAAATACTAGAAGGATTTCATGACGACTGTGGTCACCCTGGAAGAGATAGGACACTAAGATTACTGAGAGAACGCTATTTTTGGCCAGGAATTACAACAGATGTGGAGAAACATGTCACAGGATGTAATCGATGTTTAAGGAGAAAGACAACAGTGAATACAAGGGCACCAATGATTAATGTGAATACAACTTATCCATTAGAATTAGTGTGCTTTGACTTTCTGTCAGTTGAACCATCTAAAGGACATAGTAACATCCTAGTGATAACGGATCATTATACCAAATTTGCCATGGCCATTCCGACAAAGAACCAGACAGCGAAAACAACCGCCGAAGCCTTTTATAACAATTTTGTTGTTCAGTATGGTATTCCAACAACTTTACACTCTGACCAAGGAGCCAATTTCGAATCACAGATAATCAAAGAGCTCTGCAAATTAACCAATACAAAGAAAACTCATACTTCTATTTACCATCCTCAAGGAAACGGAACTCCAGAAAGATTTAATAGAACATTACTAGGCATGCTTGGAACATTAGAGAATGATCAGAAGAAACATTGGACTGATTACATTAAGCATCTGGTATTTTGCTACAATTGTACTCCACACGAATCGACAAGAGTATCACCTTTCGAATTAATGTTCGGACGTAAAGCAAAATTACCCATGGACACCAAGTTTGAACAAGTAACATCAGAATTCAAGACCAAAGAAACCAAAGATTACATTGAACATTTAAAGATGAGAATGAAGAGGACAAGAGACATAGTTGAACAGTATGTAGAAAATGCCAAAGGTAAGCAAAAGAAGTATTATGACATGAAAGCTCGAGCAGCAAGAGTTCAAGTAGGGGATAAGGTTCTTGTAAAAATCCTATCCCATACTGAAGGAAAACACAAACTGGTAGATAAGTTTGAAGAGGAAGTTTTTACTGTCCTAGAACAAGTAAATGACCATATACCAGTCTATCGTGTCAGGTCAGAATCAGGTAAGGAGAAAACTCTGCACAGGAATCATCTGCGCCTGTTGGTTAATCAGGATGAAGCAGAAGAGTTCCGGGATAATCAGGAGACTACTTCAGGTAACAGCATACCTGTAGACGTagcagaagaagaagtagaagaattATCAGACAAGAAGACCATGGATGCATCCAAAGAAGTAGAAAAGATGGAAGACGATGATGAGGATGAGTCTGATGCAGGAGATCTTGTATATTTTTCAAGAGGTGGGGACGCCCATATCCTAGCTGACGACATAGATATGTCTAGAGAAGAATCAAGGACGGAAAACATAGATATGTCTACAGAAGAATCGAGGATAGAAGACAGAGATGATATTTCTAGTGAAGTTCCCGGAGAACAACGAAACGAAGATAGGGAAGAATTAATACAAGCAGAGGATAGAGTAGATGACGTTGTTGAAGATGTTCCTGAATCTACAGCAGGGAATGAAGAAGAGAACAACGAAGAAGAGATGCCTGAAAACGTACCTCATCAAGTAGATTTGTCGCAAGAAGCTGACATTACTGAAGAACCAGACATTACTGAATACCCTATACAAGATCAAGATAATAATAATCAAGAAGAAATTGAAGTCCCTATAGAAATGGATGAAGCACAACCGATAAGGACAGAGACATCTACATCGGATACTAGAGCTCCAACACCAAAACCAAGACAATCTGTCAGAGAGAGACGACCTCCAGATCGGTATAAGGATTACCAGATGAATGCTTGTGTGGTACCAAGACCACAAGATGCCAGGTTTGAGGCATTAAATAAATTGATTGTCTCAGGTGTTTTAAATCAATTAGACAGTAAGACAGCTGGACGTATGGTTTCTAGTATTTTTCAgtga